The sequence below is a genomic window from candidate division WOR-3 bacterium.
AAGTTTTTATAAAGAGGAGATATTTCTTCCTCTAACGAGAAGGAAGCTAAATCCGACGAGAAAGGAAGTAGAAGTGGGGTTTTCTGCCGAAGGGACGATATGGGTTTTAAATGAGGGTAAGGTTATCTATCGAACGGAGATATCGGAGGAGAACTCTCTTGTGAAGAGAAACAAAGTAATAGAGGATATTTTGAAGAATAGAACATCCAGATGAAAATAGGACATTTATTTATGAAAAAATGTGACATTTATTCCGAAAAATAATAGGTGACATATTGCATGAAAACAACAGATAACCGTTCGCAGGCAAAGCCGCCCAAATGCAAAATTACAAATAAAAATTCAAAAATGAAACAGAACTTAGGATTCCAAATCCCAACTGTTAACCCGAAACACTAAACTCAAAACCCTGATTCACTATTCTTCTCTTTTCCGAAGAATAGAGAAATTTAAGTTTACGGATCTCGCCACCGGTAGATTGAGTTATATTTTCCAATCTGCCTTCCCTGCCCGTATTTCCTTCACTTCTACCTACAAATTACTCTTGCAAGGAAAAGATATACGAATATACCTATTTCACATAACAGAAGTATTCGTAGAACTTTTGTTTTATTTGGCACTTTTTGGGCAATCATAGAAATAATTCTATAGAGTAAAACTACCCAAACCCCCAAAAGTGGACCAAATAGGGTTATATCGTATCCTAGCAATGTTTCAACTTTAAATATAGAGGATATTAACCAGAAAATACCAAAGACCACCATAAAAAGCATTATGTCCAACGCATCAGCAAACTTTGTATAAATTGAATTTTTTTCGTCTATCTCATTTTTATGTTTTGAAAATGAAAATCGCATAGTCGTTATATACCCCCAGGTAAAAACAGAAATAAAAAAAACTAAACGATACATTTTAGTAGCCAAAAACAAGAGTAATATACCCAGAATGCAAACTAAAATTAACTGTGGAAGGTAAATCTGATTTTTCCAGTATCTTCGCAGCAAAAGAGGAATTATTAATCCCCCAATTGCTATCGTTCCAAGAACTAATAATAAAGCCTTCCCTATTTGTAATCCTCGGTTATAAAAACCCATATAAAACAAAAACAATGTAAAAACCAACCAGCTGAATCCATAAGTGAATATATCGTTAAACTTTGATTTTTTCATTTTCTCTGCTAATCCTCCTTTAATCTATTATCTTTTTCTTATTGTTAAAGTTTCTATATCTTATTTGTTCCCCATATTCGGAAGAGGGAGTGCATCTTTCCCTATTATTTTGAGTCCGCAAATCGTACACATACCGAAGCATATACCTGAAATTGGATCATCTTTGTGTGGCCAGAGTCGTTCACAAGGTATCGATTTTATACATTCTTTCACACATTGCTTATAGTCAGGAGCATATTTACATCCAACAAAACACCCAAACAACGCGCCACCTGCACAGGCACTGCAATATAAACAAGGATTAAAAGCTATTTGTACAATTTCACCAGTTGGATCCAAAATATTAGTAGGGTTATTAATAGCATATATATAAGCGTTTAATGCCTGTGGGCTTTCGACAGATGTAATCAACAAATTTATTTTTAGCCCACGACAGAGATTACAATTATTTAAACCCAATTCACCATTTTCTACATCCAACACCGGGTCCTCCTGGGTAAATCTGCCAATAGTAGATGCATAATATCTTGCTCTCAAATTGTAAAGCCCGGACGGTTCTTCATCCCTTTCCTGCCCGGTATAATAGTAGTGGTTGGGAACATTTTCGGTTTTCTTCCTGAAATTTCCGAAATCATCATAGAGATAAAGATTTCTGTAATTACCGGTAGAGTCACAAATCATTGTAATAGACCCCAATCCATCGTGGAAGTATTGATATAGTTTTCCATCCGAATCTATCCTTCCTACTAACATACCATTAGTATAGACATATTTGGATTTTAAGTCAAGATGGCCGTTGAGTTCGGCTACTGCAAACATTCCGTCGTAGACATAATAAGTTGT
It includes:
- a CDS encoding RHS repeat-associated core domain-containing protein, giving the protein MLVGRIDSDGKLYQYFHDGLGSITMICDSTGNYRNLYLYDDFGNFRKKTENVPNHYYYTGQERDEEPSGLYNLRARYYASTIGRFTQEDPVLDVENGELGLNNCNLCRGLKINLLITSVESPQALNAYIYAINNPTNILDPTGEIVQIAFNPCLYCSACAGGALFGCFVGCKYAPDYKQCVKECIKSIPCERLWPHKDDPISGICFGMCTICGLKIIGKDALPLPNMGNK